The genomic segment CGAACAACGACCACCTCGGCTGCTGCGCCCGCACGAGGCCCAGCAGGGCCCGCGACCCGATCTCCAGTCGTCGCGACACGACGTCGTAGGCCAGTTCCGGCAGTGCGGGCGGGATGTGACTGCACAGCACGTCGACGTCGTGCAGTTCGGCGACGCGCCGGTCGTACTCCTCCCTGGGCAGCAGGTGCGGGCGCCACACCGCGTTGGGCCTCGGGACCACGCCGTCCGGGAGCAGGGCGCCGCCCACGAATCCGAACCGCACACCGCCGATCTCCACGACCTCGCCGTCCACGAGGTGCAGACCGTCGGTGGCGTACTCGGCCCACAACGCGGGCGTGTCGACGTTGCCGGGGATGGCGTAGGTCGGTGCCGTCATCGACGCGAAGAGCCGGTCGTACTGCTCGCGGATCGCCTCGTCGACGGCGGCGGCCGGGTCGTCGAGACTGTCCCACAACGACCGCACGTACGTGCTGATCTCCGCGCGCGTTCCCTCACGTCGCAGCCGGGCGAACGTGCCGACGCGCTCCGCGCCGAACAACCGGCCGAAGATGCCACTGGCGTGCTCGTGGTAGTCGATGAAGTCGATCAGGTCACCCAGCACGACGAGGGCGTCCGCCCCGTCGCCCGCCCGTGCCAGCGCGTCTGAATTACCGTGCACGTCGGAAACGACATGTACCCGCACGAGCGACACCCTAATGGGATTCGGCGGCCGTGGCGGTCATGGGAGCCACGCCCGGTTCGCGCCCGTCCTCCAGCACGGCCTTCAGGTCGAGCGCGATCGCCTTCGCGGCCCGAGCTCTGCGGTCCGCCTCCCGGCGCAACCTCGCGGGCGAGAGCGGCGGACCGGCCGGATCGGCACGCAGGAAATAGTGGAGGATCGTGCCGTCGAGGACGGGTTCCAGCCACACTTCCATCGTGCCGACCAGGGCTCCTCCGACCGTCCAGCGAAGCCCTTCGACACCCCGATCGGTGTAAACTTCCAGCACGAGGTCGGGCCAGTACGACCGCCACGACCGCGGATCCGCGAACGCCGCGGCCACGGTGCTCGGCGGAATTGCGAGAAAGGTCTCGTCGACGATGTCGAGAGTGGGTCTGTTCTCGTTGGCTGACACGGGTGCAGAATCGCACGCCGGGCGAACGCTCAGCGCCGGGGCATAGCCAAAACGCCCTTGCAGGAGTTAGGTTGACCGGCGAGTAACATCTGTGGAATCCGGAGGTTCACGTGCGCGAGTACAGCGCTCCCGCGATCGCTGCGGTCGCCGACGACGAAAGCATGTCCGACGTCGTGTGGGTCAACGCCGAGCGGTTCGGAGACACCGTGAGTTTCCGTCGACAGCTCGACGGCTCGTGGCGGGACGTCACCGCCAGGGAGTTCGCCGCGCAGGTCCTCTCGGTCGCCAAAGGGCTCATGAAGGCGGGCATCGCTCAGGGTGACCGCGTCGCGATCATGTCGAAGACCCGCTACGAGTGGACACTCGTCGACTTCGCCATCTGGGCCGCGGGTGCGGTGACCGTGCCGATCTACGAGACCTCCTCCGCCGAACAGGCGCACTGGATTCTCACCGACTCCGGCGCGAAGGCGGTCGTCGTCGAGACCGCCGCACACTCCGACACGATCGAGTCGGTACGCAGTCGACTGCCGGAACTCGACCACGTCTTCCAGATCGAGGGCGACAAGCCCGCGGTCGACCGCCTCACCGAACTCGGTGCCGACGTCGCCGACGACGAGGTGCACACCCGCCGCAAGGCCGTGCAGGCCGACGACATGGCCACCATCGTGTACACGTCCGGCACCACGGGCAGGCCGAAGGGCGTCGTGTTGACGCACCGCAACCTCCTGGCCGAGGTCCGGGCCGACATCAAGGCGTTCCCGAAGCTCATGGGCGCGGGCAACTCGCTGCTCCTCTTCCTCCCGCTGGCCCACATCCTGGCGCGCGCCATCGCCATCACGGCCATCACCTCGCGGGTGACCCTCGGCCACACCGCCGACATCAAGGAGCTGGTGAACGACCTCGGCACGTTCCGCCCCACGTTCGTGGTCGCGGTCCCGCGGGTGTTCGAGAAGGTCTACAACGGCGCCAAGCTCAAGGCGCACACCGGCGGCAAGGGCAAGATCTTCGACGCCGCCGAGGCCACCGCCGTCGCCTACAGCCAGGCCCTGGACACCGGCGGCCCGAGCTTCGGGCTGCGCGTGAAGCACGCCGTGTTCAGCAAGCTCGTCTACTCGAAGCTGCAGGCCGCGCTCGGTGGCCGCTGCGTGGCCGCCGTGTCCGGTGGAGCGCCCCTGGGTGCTCGTCTCGCGCACTTCTTCCGCGGCATCGGCGTTCCGGTCTTCGAGGGCTACGGCCTCACCGAGACCTCCGCCGCGGCCAACGTCAACACCGAGGACGCGTTCAAGGTCGGCACCGTGGGCAAGCCCGTCGCGGGCACGTCGGTGCGCATCGCCGAGGACGGCGAGGTGCTGCTCAAGGGCGACGTGGTCTTCACCCGGTACTGGAACAACCCCGAGGCCACCCGCGAGTCGCTGGAGGACGGCTGGTTCCACACCGGCGACATCGGCGAGCTGGACGCCGACGGCTTCCTGAAGATCACCGGTCGCAAAAAGGAGATCATCGTCACGGCCGGTGGCAAGAACGTCGCTCCGTCCGGCCTCGAGGACGCTCTCAAGGCCGACCCGCTGATCAGCCAGGCGATGGTGGTGGGCGACCAGCGGCCGTTCATCGGGGCGCTCGTGACGATCGACGAGGAGTTCTTCCCCACCTGGAAGGAACAGAACGGCAAGCCGGCCGACGCGACGGTGGCCGACCTCGTCGACGACCCCGACCTGGGTGCGGCCGTGCAGGCCGTCGTGGACAAGGCCAACACGCTGGTCTCGCAGGCCGAGTCGATCAAGAAGTTCGTCATCCTGCCGAACGACTTCACCGAGGCGGGCGGCGAGGTGACGCCGAGCATGAAGCTCAAGCGCAACGTCGTCAGCAAGAACTACGCCGACGCCATCGAACGGCTCTACAAGAAGTGATCGCCGATCGGCCGCGGGTCCGGGAATCCACGGACCCGCGGCTGACGCGTTTCTCCGGCTTGGGTGTCTATCCCGGGTCGCCGACCGGCAGCGTGGCCTCGATGCCGGAGAGGACGCGCTGCAGTGTCCGTCCGAACCGCGTGTCGGCGTCGATCCGCGGTATGAGCGCCTCGGAGACGAAGCGCGTGAAGTAGGGGTACTCCCCGCTGCGGGACACGCAATCCACGTACTCGGTGAACTCGCGTTCGAGCTCCTCGTCGGCGCCGCAACGCGCGACGTCCCGCATCGTCAGCTCCTGTCGCACGTACCCGCCGACCCACGTGCTCACGAGGAGAACGGTCTCCACCATCTCGTCGATGTCGAGCCCGAGGCCGTCGACGTACGCCATCGACCGCTCGAACTGCCGCAGCACGTGCGGCCCGAACGTGGGCCGGCTCTCCCACACGTGGAGCAGCCACGGGCGGGAGAGCAGCGCGCTGCGGTGAGCGTGGGCGAAGTCCCACAGATCCTGCCGCCATCGCCCCGTGGGCTCGGGCCAGTCGTGGCGCGCGTACATGCGATCGGCCATGAGATCGAGGAGCGCGTCCTTGTTCGCCACGTACCGGTAGAGACTCATGGCCCCGGTGCCCAGCTCGGTGGCGACCCGGCGCATGGTGACCGCGTCGAGGCCCTCGTGGTCGGCGATCGTGATGGCGGCGTCGGCGATCCGGTCCCGGCTGTAGGCCGGTGCGGGTCCCCGAGCCGGCCGCGACGCGCGGGTCCACAACCGGATCCGCGCCCGCAGCGGCGACTCCCGACTCGTCCCCATGTCTCCTCACGGCGCGAAGCCCGCAAACCTCGTTGCGTACGTTGTACTCGGTTGACTACCTTAGCCGCACACAGCTCAGACAGGGGGAGAAGCATGTCGACATCACCCGGTGGCGCCATCGTCGTCGCCGAGGGAGTACACAAGAGATTCGGCGACACCCACGCGCTCGCGGGTCTGGACCTGACCGTGCCCGAGGGCACGGTGTACGGCCTGCTCGGGCCGAACGGTGCGGGCAAGAGCACCGCGGTCCGGGTCCTGACCACCCTCACCCGGCCCGACAGCGGGACCGTGACGGTCGCGGGGCACGACGTCGTGGCCGAACCCGCGGCGGTGCGCACCAAGATCGGTCTGGCGGGACAGCACGCCGCACTCGACGAAGGACTCACCGGCCGCGAGAACCTGCGCATCTTCGGCAAGCTCTTCCGCCTGAGCTCCGCGCAGGCCAAGGCGCGCGCCGACGAGCTGCTGGAACGCTTCGACCTCGCCCACGCCGGCGACCGGCTCGTCCGCACCTACTCCGGCGGCATGCGGAGGCGGCTGGACCTCATCTCCAGCCTCATCGTGTCGCCGAAGGTGCTCTTCCTCGACGAACCGACGACGGGTCTCGATCCCCGCAGCCGCAACGAGATCTGGGCGACCGTGCGCGAGCTCGTCGACGAGGGCACCACCGTGTTGCTCACGACCCAGTACCTCGAAGAGGCCGACCAGCTCGCCGAGAACATCGCCGTCATCGACCACGGCACGGTGATCGCCTCCGGAACACCACACGATCTCAAGGCCCGGATCGGGGGCCGCCTCGACGTGGTCGTCCCCGACTCCGCCGAGTTGCCGGACGCGGCGACCGTGCTCGCCGCCCTCACGGGTTCGCGCACCGAACCCGCCGTCGACGTCGAACGCGCCCTGGTGTCGGTCTCGATCGGCACCGACACCGTCACGCTGCCCGAGGTGGTCCGCCACCTCGACCAGGCCGGGGTGAAGGCCGTCGACGTCGGCATCCGCCAACCCACACTGGACGAGGTGTTCCTGACTCTCACCGGCGAGTCGGACACCGCTGCGCAGGAGGCGAACCGGTGACCCAGTCGATCGACCACCCCACGACACCGGGAACGCCGACCTGGCGTTCGGCCCTGGCCGACGGCATGGCGATCCTGACCCGCAACCTGCTGAAACTGAAACACCAACCCGGCCAGATCGCCGCGACGTTCGCGTTCCCGCTGGTCTCGGTCGTGCTCTTCGGCTACGTCTTCGGCAGTGCGATCCCCATCCCCGGTGGGGGGAACTACCGCGAGTACCTGATGCCGGGCCTGTTCGTGATGAGCTCGGTGTTCGGCGTCATGAGTTCGCTCATGGTGATCGCCAAGGACAACGGGCTCGGTGTCATGGACCGGTACCGCTCCATGCCCATGGCTCGCTCGGCGGTCCCGTTCGGACAGACGGCGGCCGACCTGGTGATCGGTGCCGGCGGGCTCGCCGTCATGGCCGGGTGCGGCCTGCTCTTCGGCTGGAAGGCCCACAACGGTGTCCTCGCCACCCTCGCCGGATTCGGCATCATCCTGCTGCTGCAGTACGCGGTGTCGTGGGTCGGCGTCTACCTCGGGTCGCTCGCCAAGAACGAGGAGACCGCCGCCCGCATCGGCCCGCTCATCATGCCGATCACGATGATCTCGAACATCTTCGTTCCCACGGACGGCATGCCCGCCGTGCTGCAGACGATCGCCGACTGGAACCCGGTCAGTGCCGCGACAGCGGCCTGCCGCGACCTGTTCGGCAACCCCGGTCTGCCCCTCTCCGAGGACGCGGCCTGGCCATTGCAGCACCCGGTGCTCGCGACGGTCGGCTGGTGCGTGGTGCTGCTGGCGGTGTTCGTCCCGCTGGCGGTTCGCAGGTTCCGTACCGCGGGCCTGTGAGGCGCCCCGCGGGTGAAGCCGGTCGGGACTCACCGCACCAGCTTCACCCGCGGCCCGGACTCCTCCGAGACCGGGATGTTGTACCGCTGTGCGAGGTACGAGGCGATCTCGGCGTACAACGCGCCCGCCGAACTGCCCCCCGGGATCGTGGTGTCGGGAGCGTCCAGCCAGATCCCGACCACGAACCGCGGCTCGTCGGCAGGCAGGATGCCCGCGAACGTGATGTTGTGCAGCCGGTTGCTGTACCTGCCGGTCTCGGGGTCGACCTGCTGACCCGTGCCCGTCTTCCCGGACACCTGGTAGCCCTCCAGCGCGGCCTCGGGCGCGGTGCCGCTGTAGGCGTAGTCACCGCCCTGCGTCGTGGCGCGCAGCATGTTCTTCACCGTGTCGGCCGTCTTGGCATCCGTCACGCGGACCGACTCGGGCGCGGGCTCAGGGATCCTGCGTCCGTCCGGGGTGACCTTGGCCTTGACCACGCGTGGTTCGACGCGGACACCGCCGTTGGCGATGGCTTGGTACATGCTCGTCATCTGCACGACCGTCATCGACAGTCCCTGTCCGATCGGGAGATTCCCGTACGTCGTTCCCGACCACTGGTCGCGTGGAGGGACGTATCCCGGGCTCTCTCCCGGGAGCCCGATCCCGGTGCGCTGGCCGCCTCCGAACTTCTTCAGCGTCGACAGGAACCGGTCGGGGCCCACCTGGTCCGCGAGCATCAGGGTGCCCACGTTGGACGACTTCGCGAAGATGCCGGTGACCGTGAAGTCCTGCGTCGCGTGAGACCACGCGTCGTGCACGGTGTGGTCGGCGACCCGCATCGACCCGGGCACCGCGAGCGTCGTCTCGGGCTTGGCCACACCCGCCTCGATCGCCGCCGTCGCAGTGACGATCTTCGCGACCGAACCGGGCTCGAACGGCGTGGACACCGCGGGATTGCCCATGTCGTCGGCCGACGCCGGCGGCTCGTTGGGGTTGAACGTCCGGTGGTTGGCGAGCGCGTACACCTCGCCCGTGTGTGCATCGAGGATCACCGCGCTGCCGCCCTTGGCCTCCACCTTCTCCACGTAGGCGGCCAGACTGCGCTGCAACTCGTACTGCACGTCGGAATCGATCGTCAACTCCAGGTTCGAACCGGGAGTGGCAGGCTGCATGTCCCGTTCCGTGCCCGGGATGACCACGTCGCCGCCCTGCGCCGTGTCGACGATCTGCCTCCCGGGAGTACCGACGAGATCGTCGTCACGGTAGGACTCCAGACCGGCGAGCCCGTGCAGGTTGTGTTCCGACACGTCCTCGCTGTCGGTACGCCAGTTCGCGTAGCCGACGATGTTCGCGGCGACCTCCTCGCCCGGGTACACGCGTTTGGCCCGCTTCTCGTACCCGATCTCCGGATACTTCTCGCTGATCGCCTCGGCCACCGACGGTTCGACGTCGTCGACGAGATAGGTGAAACTCGCGTCCTTGTGGAAGGCGGCGAGCAGTTCGTCCTCGGTGACCAGGTCGGGGACCCGGCCCGCGATGTGGTCGGCGATCTCGGCCGCCCGCGTGTCGAAGTTCTCGCCCGACTCCGGCTTCTCGCGCGCGTACTCCTCCCACGTCAGCCGCATCTGGCGCAGGTTCACCCACAGCCGCCGGGTCTCCACGCTGAACGCGAGCTCCGCGCCGTTTCGGTCCAGTATGGACCCCCGCTCCGCGGGGATGTCGACGATCGTCGTGCGCTGCCGTTCGGCGCGTTCGGACAGTGCTGACGCCTCGAAAGCCTGGATGTGGACCAGTTTCAGCCCGGCGGCCACCAGCACGATGGTGAGGACGATGCGTCCCGCCACGAACCTGTTGCGGTTGTTGCGCACCGTGGTGGCCGAGCGGTTCCTGCGCGCTCGCACCGAATACGTCCGGTGTGGCCCACGACCCGATTGGACCCCTCGTGTGCCGCGCTGCGCCGGCATCGCCGTTCTCCCCTCACCACGTGCGTGCGTCGCCCCGCACCGTCACCGCTCGTCCCGCTCCTCACCGGACCGTTGCGGCTTTCGCTCCGGGGCCTTGGCCTCGACAGGTTCTCCGACCACCGACAGCGAGCCGTCCTCCCGGACGACCAGCCGCGCGGGGTTACCCGCGGGGACCATGCCCAACCCCTCCGCGCGTTCGGCCAGTGACGCCGGTGACTGCAACTGTCCCACCTCGCGGCGCAGTTGTTCGGCACGTTCGACGAGCTGGGCGTTGCGCTCCTTCAACCGTTCCAGGCGGTAGGAGTCGGCGATGGCCTGTGTGGACAGCCACAGTGAGGCCGCCACGCCGCAGAGCATGAGTGCCATGAGCACGATGACGAACGTGGCCCGCGATTTCGGCCAGTTCTGGAGCCCGCGCCGCGCGACCCTGCCCTGACCAGTCCTGTTCTGGGGCGACGTGCGCTCCGACCGTCGGGCGTAGGCTCGCTTGCCCGCGACACTGCGGCCGCCGCCCGACTTCGTGGCGGAGGTCGTGGACGCGGTGCCCTGGGCCGCCGTGCGGTTCGTCGACGAGGGCTTGCGGCGAGTGGGTACCGTCACGTGTCGTCTCCCCTCTTCTCCGCCGCCCGCAGCCGGACCGACGCCGCGCGGGGATTACGCCGGATCTCCTCCTCGCCGGCCTTCTCGGCGCCCCGGGTCAGCAACCGCAGTTCGGGCCCGTGGCCGGGCAACTCCACGGGCAGTCCCTCCGGCGTGCGCGAGGTCGCCGCCTTCGCCAACGCCTGCTTGACGATGCGGTCCTCCAGCGAGTGGTAGGACTCGACGACGATGCGGCCTCCCTCGGCCAGTGCCGAGATCGCTGCCGGCACCGCCTCGCGCAGGATGTCGAGCTCGCCGTTCACCTCGATGCGCAAGGCCTGGAACGTGCGCTTCGCGGGGTGCCCACCGGTGCGTCGGCTCGGCGCGGGCACGGTGTCGTACAGCAGACGCACCAGCCGCTCACTGGTGTCGAACGGTCGCCGCTGCCGCTCGGTCGCGATCGCCTTCGCGATGCGGCGGGCGAACTTCTCCTCCCCATAGTCCCGGAGGATGCGGGTGAGATCGTCGATCGAGTAGGTGTTGAGCACGTCCGCCGCGGTCGGACCGGTCGTCGGGTCCATCCGCATGTCCAGCGGCGCGTCCCGCGCGTATGCGAAGCCCCTCTCGTCGAGGTCGAGCTGCATCGACGACACACCGAGGTCCATGAGTACACCGTCGACCGACGGCAGGCCGAGGTCGGCGAGGACGTCGGGAATGCGGTGGTAGACGGTGTGCACGAACCGCACCCGGTCGCCGTGGCGGGCGAGCCGACGCCGCGACCGCTCCAGAGCCTCGGGATCGCGGTCCAGACCGATCACCCGGAGACGGGGGAAGTGGTCGAGCAGCGCGTCGGTATGGCCACCGAGTCCCAACGTGGCGTCGATGAGAACGGCCTCACGGTCGGCGACCGCGGGCTCGAACAACTCCAGGACCCGCTCGACCAGCACAGGCAGGTGCGTCGCGTCGGGTGTGGAGCCGGGCGTGGAGTCACGGTCGGCGCTCTCGCCGCTGTCGGTCACGACATCCCTCTCTCATCGTCGTCGGTCCTCGGTACCTCCATCCTCCAAGAAACAGGAACCGGATGGCGTCAGGTTGCGGACCTGACACCGGGGAAGTTGCATCAGGGCCGCAGCCTCACGCCATCCGGTCAGAACAAGCCGGGAAGGATCTCCTCCTGCGCGCTCGCGTAACTGTCCTCGTGTTTCTCCAGGTAGGTCTCCCAGGTTCGAGCGTCCCAGATCTCGAGCCGGGTG from the Saccharomonospora azurea NA-128 genome contains:
- a CDS encoding metallophosphoesterase family protein, with the translated sequence MRVHVVSDVHGNSDALARAGDGADALVVLGDLIDFIDYHEHASGIFGRLFGAERVGTFARLRREGTRAEISTYVRSLWDSLDDPAAAVDEAIREQYDRLFASMTAPTYAIPGNVDTPALWAEYATDGLHLVDGEVVEIGGVRFGFVGGALLPDGVVPRPNAVWRPHLLPREEYDRRVAELHDVDVLCSHIPPALPELAYDVVSRRLEIGSRALLGLVRAQQPRWSLFGHVHQPLSRRTRVGVTECRNVGHFQRTTTPYVLRW
- a CDS encoding AMP-dependent synthetase/ligase, whose product is MREYSAPAIAAVADDESMSDVVWVNAERFGDTVSFRRQLDGSWRDVTAREFAAQVLSVAKGLMKAGIAQGDRVAIMSKTRYEWTLVDFAIWAAGAVTVPIYETSSAEQAHWILTDSGAKAVVVETAAHSDTIESVRSRLPELDHVFQIEGDKPAVDRLTELGADVADDEVHTRRKAVQADDMATIVYTSGTTGRPKGVVLTHRNLLAEVRADIKAFPKLMGAGNSLLLFLPLAHILARAIAITAITSRVTLGHTADIKELVNDLGTFRPTFVVAVPRVFEKVYNGAKLKAHTGGKGKIFDAAEATAVAYSQALDTGGPSFGLRVKHAVFSKLVYSKLQAALGGRCVAAVSGGAPLGARLAHFFRGIGVPVFEGYGLTETSAAANVNTEDAFKVGTVGKPVAGTSVRIAEDGEVLLKGDVVFTRYWNNPEATRESLEDGWFHTGDIGELDADGFLKITGRKKEIIVTAGGKNVAPSGLEDALKADPLISQAMVVGDQRPFIGALVTIDEEFFPTWKEQNGKPADATVADLVDDPDLGAAVQAVVDKANTLVSQAESIKKFVILPNDFTEAGGEVTPSMKLKRNVVSKNYADAIERLYKK
- a CDS encoding TetR/AcrR family transcriptional regulator yields the protein MGTSRESPLRARIRLWTRASRPARGPAPAYSRDRIADAAITIADHEGLDAVTMRRVATELGTGAMSLYRYVANKDALLDLMADRMYARHDWPEPTGRWRQDLWDFAHAHRSALLSRPWLLHVWESRPTFGPHVLRQFERSMAYVDGLGLDIDEMVETVLLVSTWVGGYVRQELTMRDVARCGADEELEREFTEYVDCVSRSGEYPYFTRFVSEALIPRIDADTRFGRTLQRVLSGIEATLPVGDPG
- a CDS encoding daunorubicin resistance protein DrrA family ABC transporter ATP-binding protein — protein: MSTSPGGAIVVAEGVHKRFGDTHALAGLDLTVPEGTVYGLLGPNGAGKSTAVRVLTTLTRPDSGTVTVAGHDVVAEPAAVRTKIGLAGQHAALDEGLTGRENLRIFGKLFRLSSAQAKARADELLERFDLAHAGDRLVRTYSGGMRRRLDLISSLIVSPKVLFLDEPTTGLDPRSRNEIWATVRELVDEGTTVLLTTQYLEEADQLAENIAVIDHGTVIASGTPHDLKARIGGRLDVVVPDSAELPDAATVLAALTGSRTEPAVDVERALVSVSIGTDTVTLPEVVRHLDQAGVKAVDVGIRQPTLDEVFLTLTGESDTAAQEANR
- a CDS encoding ABC transporter permease; its protein translation is MTQSIDHPTTPGTPTWRSALADGMAILTRNLLKLKHQPGQIAATFAFPLVSVVLFGYVFGSAIPIPGGGNYREYLMPGLFVMSSVFGVMSSLMVIAKDNGLGVMDRYRSMPMARSAVPFGQTAADLVIGAGGLAVMAGCGLLFGWKAHNGVLATLAGFGIILLLQYAVSWVGVYLGSLAKNEETAARIGPLIMPITMISNIFVPTDGMPAVLQTIADWNPVSAATAACRDLFGNPGLPLSEDAAWPLQHPVLATVGWCVVLLAVFVPLAVRRFRTAGL
- a CDS encoding peptidoglycan D,D-transpeptidase FtsI family protein, which gives rise to MPAQRGTRGVQSGRGPHRTYSVRARRNRSATTVRNNRNRFVAGRIVLTIVLVAAGLKLVHIQAFEASALSERAERQRTTIVDIPAERGSILDRNGAELAFSVETRRLWVNLRQMRLTWEEYAREKPESGENFDTRAAEIADHIAGRVPDLVTEDELLAAFHKDASFTYLVDDVEPSVAEAISEKYPEIGYEKRAKRVYPGEEVAANIVGYANWRTDSEDVSEHNLHGLAGLESYRDDDLVGTPGRQIVDTAQGGDVVIPGTERDMQPATPGSNLELTIDSDVQYELQRSLAAYVEKVEAKGGSAVILDAHTGEVYALANHRTFNPNEPPASADDMGNPAVSTPFEPGSVAKIVTATAAIEAGVAKPETTLAVPGSMRVADHTVHDAWSHATQDFTVTGIFAKSSNVGTLMLADQVGPDRFLSTLKKFGGGQRTGIGLPGESPGYVPPRDQWSGTTYGNLPIGQGLSMTVVQMTSMYQAIANGGVRVEPRVVKAKVTPDGRRIPEPAPESVRVTDAKTADTVKNMLRATTQGGDYAYSGTAPEAALEGYQVSGKTGTGQQVDPETGRYSNRLHNITFAGILPADEPRFVVGIWLDAPDTTIPGGSSAGALYAEIASYLAQRYNIPVSEESGPRVKLVR
- a CDS encoding FtsB family cell division protein; amino-acid sequence: MTVPTRRKPSSTNRTAAQGTASTTSATKSGGGRSVAGKRAYARRSERTSPQNRTGQGRVARRGLQNWPKSRATFVIVLMALMLCGVAASLWLSTQAIADSYRLERLKERNAQLVERAEQLRREVGQLQSPASLAERAEGLGMVPAGNPARLVVREDGSLSVVGEPVEAKAPERKPQRSGEERDER
- the rsmH gene encoding 16S rRNA (cytosine(1402)-N(4))-methyltransferase RsmH, which codes for MTDSGESADRDSTPGSTPDATHLPVLVERVLELFEPAVADREAVLIDATLGLGGHTDALLDHFPRLRVIGLDRDPEALERSRRRLARHGDRVRFVHTVYHRIPDVLADLGLPSVDGVLMDLGVSSMQLDLDERGFAYARDAPLDMRMDPTTGPTAADVLNTYSIDDLTRILRDYGEEKFARRIAKAIATERQRRPFDTSERLVRLLYDTVPAPSRRTGGHPAKRTFQALRIEVNGELDILREAVPAAISALAEGGRIVVESYHSLEDRIVKQALAKAATSRTPEGLPVELPGHGPELRLLTRGAEKAGEEEIRRNPRAASVRLRAAEKRGDDT